A genomic window from Silene latifolia isolate original U9 population chromosome Y, ASM4854445v1, whole genome shotgun sequence includes:
- the LOC141629180 gene encoding uncharacterized protein LOC141629180 — protein MFASADSFVKFNGLNYDEWTLKIQYTLGIMALDIAILTDEVPTKITPESSEAEKCHYQAWEKSNRLGLHLMRMTMADNIKPSMPKTEKVREFMLKVKECSQSDLADKSIVGSLMSELTTKRFDWSQLIHDHVTHMSNTAKTKLKTLGMDVSDTFLVQFIINSLPYEFGQFQVNYNTIKDKWNYQELKAMLIQEEGRLKKMKDQAVHFLSHDGASSSKAKPSKNGKNGKKGKSFFKGPESAIQKEKKCHF, from the coding sequence ATGTTTGCATCTGCTGACTCTTTTGTAAAGTTCAATGGACTTAATTATGATGAGTGGACCTTAAAGATCCAGTATACACTGGGTATAATGGCTTTGGACATTGCCATCCTGACAGATGAGGTACCAACAAAAATTACACCTGAAAGCTCTGAAGCAGAAAAATGTCATTATCAGGCTTGGGAAAAATCTAACAGGTTGGGTTTACACCTCATGAGGATGACAATGGCTGATAACATTAAGCCCTCCATGCCTAAAACAGAGAAAGTaagggaattcatgcttaaagtaaaggaGTGTTCACAGTCGGATTTAGCTGATAAGTCAATTGTTGGTAGTTTAATGAGTGAGCTGACTACTAAAAGGTTTGACTGGTCACAACTGATTCATGATCATGTAACACACATGTCTAACACAGCAAAGACAAAGTTGAAGACTTTAGGGATGGATGTAAGTGATACTTTCTTGGTACAATTCATCATTAACTCTCTACCTTATGAGTTTGGCCAGTTTCAGGTGAACTATAACACCATAAAAGATAAATGGAACTATCAAGAGTTAAAAGCCATGCTTATACAGGAGGAGGGGAGATTAAAGAAGATGAAAGATCAAGCTGTTCATTTCCTGAGCCATGATGGTGCCAGCAGCAGTAAGGCTAAACCGAGTAAGAATGGTAAGAATGGTAAGAAGGGAAAGTCTTTCTTTAAGGGACCTGAAAGTGCGATCCAGAAAGAGAAGAAGTGTCACTTTTGA